From one Halothece sp. PCC 7418 genomic stretch:
- the menD gene encoding 2-succinyl-5-enolpyruvyl-6-hydroxy-3-cyclohexene-1-carboxylic-acid synthase, translated as MIDQKSKHCEPALDFRNVNALWSSILVETLRRLGVMTAVVCPGSRSSPLTVAFAKHPDLEAIPILDERSAAFFALGRGKMTGIPVALVCTSGTAGANFYPAIIEARESGIPLLVLSADRPPEMRHCHSGQTIDQQRLYGNYPTWQVELALPSAEMEGLRYLRQTLIHATARSRFPIPGAVHLNCPFRDPLAPIKQDSLQLTVSDFDGFFSHLKPPASPRLEQPLPWETWQSSHRGIIIAGVDQPLSPEQYARAIAQLSNCLGWVVLAEGLSPVRNYAHLVPNLISTYDFILRDRGVAESLIPEMVIQIGAFPTSKTLRQWFNQLSAQCWLFDDRGENLDPIHQKTIPLQTKITDISSFPLAPPVSSSYQKQWLFFEEEKRDQIDHTCHQTSELIEPKIAWLLSQTLPQNTPLFIANSLPVRDVEWFWAPNQRQIYPLFNRGANGIDGTLSTALGIAHSQKSTVCLTGDLALLHDTNGFLSHDKFQGHLTIILVNNNGGGIFEMLPIAQFPDVFEDYFATPQNIDFATLAKTYGLEYQLIKNWEQLRTLLNPLPQQGIRLLEIQTDRRQSKQWRENDYSIS; from the coding sequence ATGATTGACCAAAAATCAAAGCACTGTGAACCCGCCCTTGATTTTCGCAATGTGAATGCCCTCTGGAGTTCGATTCTCGTGGAAACTCTCAGGCGTTTGGGGGTGATGACGGCGGTGGTTTGTCCAGGGTCTCGGTCTAGTCCTCTCACGGTCGCGTTTGCCAAACATCCTGACCTAGAAGCGATTCCAATTTTGGATGAACGTTCAGCAGCTTTTTTTGCCTTGGGGAGGGGAAAAATGACAGGAATCCCCGTTGCTTTGGTGTGTACGTCAGGAACGGCGGGGGCAAATTTTTATCCAGCTATTATTGAAGCCCGAGAAAGTGGGATTCCTTTACTGGTTTTGAGTGCCGATCGTCCACCCGAAATGCGTCATTGTCATAGTGGACAAACCATTGACCAACAGCGACTATATGGGAATTATCCCACTTGGCAAGTTGAGTTAGCCTTACCCAGTGCAGAAATGGAGGGGTTACGGTATCTGCGACAAACTCTGATTCACGCTACCGCGCGATCGCGCTTTCCGATACCAGGGGCGGTTCATCTCAATTGTCCTTTCCGTGACCCACTCGCACCGATTAAACAAGATTCTCTCCAGTTGACCGTTTCCGACTTTGACGGATTTTTCTCTCATCTGAAACCACCAGCATCCCCTCGTTTAGAGCAACCTTTACCTTGGGAAACATGGCAAAGTTCTCACCGTGGCATCATTATTGCAGGAGTGGATCAGCCCTTGTCTCCTGAACAGTATGCCCGCGCGATCGCGCAATTATCTAACTGTTTGGGCTGGGTGGTTTTAGCAGAAGGACTTTCTCCTGTTAGAAATTATGCTCATCTCGTTCCCAATCTAATTTCCACCTATGACTTCATTTTGCGCGATCGCGGTGTTGCGGAGTCTCTGATTCCAGAAATGGTCATTCAAATTGGGGCATTTCCCACCAGTAAAACCCTCCGCCAGTGGTTCAATCAACTCTCGGCTCAATGTTGGCTGTTTGATGATCGAGGAGAAAATCTTGATCCAATTCACCAAAAAACGATTCCCCTCCAGACTAAAATTACTGATATTTCTTCCTTTCCCCTCGCTCCTCCAGTTTCATCCAGTTATCAAAAACAATGGTTATTCTTTGAGGAAGAAAAGCGCGATCAAATTGATCACACCTGCCATCAAACATCGGAACTCATTGAACCGAAAATTGCTTGGTTATTATCCCAAACTCTCCCTCAAAATACACCGCTATTCATTGCGAATAGTCTCCCTGTACGCGATGTGGAGTGGTTCTGGGCTCCCAATCAACGCCAAATTTATCCTTTATTTAATCGCGGAGCTAATGGAATTGACGGCACACTTTCTACAGCGTTGGGAATCGCACATTCTCAGAAAAGTACCGTTTGTTTAACAGGAGATTTAGCCCTCCTTCATGATACCAATGGCTTTTTATCCCATGATAAATTTCAAGGTCATCTCACAATTATTTTGGTCAATAATAACGGCGGTGGAATTTTTGAAATGTTACCGATTGCTCAATTTCCAGATGTCTTTGAAGATTATTTTGCTACTCCTCAAAACATAGACTTTGCGACTCTTGCCAAAACTTATGGTCTTGAATATCAACTGATTAAAAACTGGGAACAATTACGAACTTTATTAAATCCCTTGCCACAGCAAGGAATACGACTTTTAGAAATACAAACGGATCGTCGTCAAAGTAAACAATGGCGAGAGAATGATTACAGTATTTCTTAA
- a CDS encoding CPBP family intramembrane glutamic endopeptidase has product MTLKRFFLILLTLFAVGKIVLSLGSSLSQPQIQARLELYQVNLSLNVTALDTDAENSQLSSEALLGETPYADAEKKYKETLEFAKTRRRDLKAQLKTLSDEGFLSDASGTSLAQVPDLSPQQQQLSAAIQEINGFIAELELKIGMLQAKQNQVATALETWQGIQQEFSETSRFQDIPRTASILSGLWQTPPTIAESAETEIKSSLDGWFQDEALSRLYTLEENQTALTNLQSARSEKAEQALFKLAIVTGLPLIGGLIGFGLLLFFLTQWLIKGKESVLATNADLKWETPWNWEITWQVLIVGFFFIGQILLPLVIGIAGISPTGWGIKGKAIFVLVTYILMSAGGLGVLYFSIRDYFPLPEGWFQLKGNNWIVWGIGGYLVAIPIVVIVSILNQQIWQGQGGSNPLLFLAVQAQDPVALLIFFSTAAIAAPIFEEIIFRGFLLPSLTRYIPVWSAIVLSSLLFSIAHLSLSEVLPLTALGLVLGVVYTRSRNILASMVVHSLWNSGTLLSLFVLGSGIN; this is encoded by the coding sequence ATGACCCTGAAACGCTTTTTTTTAATTCTGCTGACGCTATTTGCAGTGGGGAAGATTGTTTTATCTTTGGGGAGTAGTCTTTCCCAGCCCCAAATCCAAGCACGATTAGAATTATACCAAGTTAACTTATCGCTCAATGTCACGGCTTTAGACACGGATGCTGAAAATAGCCAACTGTCTTCTGAAGCCTTACTGGGAGAAACCCCTTACGCAGATGCAGAAAAGAAATACAAGGAAACCTTAGAGTTTGCAAAAACCCGACGCAGGGATCTCAAAGCACAGTTAAAAACCTTATCAGACGAGGGTTTCCTCAGTGATGCCTCTGGGACGAGTTTGGCACAAGTTCCTGATCTTTCTCCGCAACAACAACAGTTAAGTGCTGCCATTCAAGAAATTAATGGATTTATTGCCGAATTAGAGCTAAAGATTGGGATGTTACAAGCCAAACAGAATCAAGTTGCTACGGCTTTAGAAACATGGCAAGGGATACAACAAGAGTTTTCTGAAACCTCTCGCTTCCAAGACATACCCCGTACAGCCAGTATTTTATCAGGGCTCTGGCAAACTCCCCCGACCATTGCTGAGAGTGCAGAAACTGAAATCAAAAGTAGTCTTGATGGCTGGTTTCAAGATGAAGCGTTAAGCCGACTTTATACGTTAGAAGAAAATCAAACGGCGTTAACTAATTTACAATCCGCGCGATCTGAAAAAGCAGAACAAGCCCTATTTAAGTTAGCCATCGTAACAGGCTTACCATTAATTGGGGGGCTAATTGGCTTTGGTTTATTACTGTTCTTTTTAACGCAATGGTTAATCAAGGGGAAAGAGTCTGTTTTAGCCACCAATGCTGATCTGAAATGGGAAACCCCTTGGAATTGGGAAATTACATGGCAAGTTTTAATTGTTGGTTTCTTCTTTATTGGTCAAATTTTACTGCCCTTAGTAATCGGAATTGCTGGCATTAGTCCCACTGGCTGGGGGATTAAAGGGAAGGCTATCTTTGTTTTGGTAACTTATATTTTGATGAGTGCTGGCGGTTTAGGGGTACTTTATTTCTCGATTCGGGATTATTTTCCGTTGCCTGAAGGCTGGTTTCAATTAAAAGGAAATAACTGGATTGTCTGGGGAATAGGTGGTTATTTGGTCGCGATTCCCATCGTCGTCATTGTTTCGATTTTGAACCAACAAATTTGGCAAGGACAAGGAGGGAGTAATCCCTTATTATTTTTGGCGGTACAAGCGCAAGATCCAGTTGCGTTATTAATCTTTTTTAGCACTGCCGCGATCGCTGCACCCATATTTGAAGAGATTATTTTTCGAGGCTTTCTCCTCCCCTCTCTCACCCGCTATATTCCCGTTTGGAGTGCAATTGTGTTGAGTAGTTTGTTATTTTCCATCGCGCATTTGAGCTTATCAGAAGTGTTACCATTAACCGCGTTAGGGTTAGTCTTAGGAGTGGTTTACACGCGATCGCGCAATATTCTCGCTTCCATGGTGGTTCACAGTTTATGGAATAGCGGAACGTTACTCAGTTTGTTTGTGTTGGGAAGTGGCATCAATTAA
- a CDS encoding metal ABC transporter solute-binding protein, Zn/Mn family, which yields MITGLFHKPWLAMVGVITALVLSSCSDSPPPRSREKPSVVTTSTMITDWTKQVGGDEIKVIGILEPGADPHVYEPVPADSRAMEQADLIFYNGYNLEPELIKLMQGTGISEEKTFAVAEVITPFDYDYDGQRVPDPHVWGDAENAIVMVNAIRDQLIELSPEDEAEFRENAAEYTKQLEELDSWMIQQIQTIPADQRQLVTTHDAFQYYARAYGLDVTGTLIGISTEEQPSAQTVKNLSDAVQNINVPAIFAETTINPALIKTVANEAGVTLAQQELYSDSIGAPNGEANSYLGMLIVNTRTIVQNLEGSYTPFANSINED from the coding sequence ATGATCACTGGTTTATTTCACAAACCTTGGCTAGCAATGGTTGGTGTTATCACAGCACTTGTTCTGAGTAGCTGTAGTGACTCTCCTCCCCCCCGTAGCCGTGAAAAACCCAGCGTTGTTACCACCAGCACCATGATTACCGACTGGACAAAACAAGTGGGGGGAGATGAAATCAAAGTGATAGGGATTCTTGAACCTGGGGCTGATCCGCACGTTTATGAACCTGTCCCTGCTGACAGTCGGGCGATGGAACAAGCGGATCTCATTTTTTATAACGGTTACAACTTAGAACCAGAATTAATTAAGCTGATGCAGGGAACTGGGATCAGTGAAGAGAAAACATTTGCTGTTGCAGAAGTGATAACTCCCTTTGATTACGACTATGACGGTCAGCGAGTCCCTGATCCTCATGTTTGGGGGGATGCTGAAAACGCGATCGTGATGGTTAATGCCATCCGCGATCAACTGATTGAACTGTCCCCAGAAGATGAAGCAGAGTTTAGAGAAAACGCAGCAGAATACACAAAACAATTAGAAGAACTCGACAGTTGGATGATCCAACAAATCCAAACCATTCCTGCGGATCAGCGTCAACTGGTCACGACTCATGATGCGTTTCAATATTATGCTCGCGCCTACGGATTAGACGTGACTGGAACGTTAATTGGAATTAGCACAGAGGAACAACCGAGCGCGCAAACCGTAAAAAACTTATCCGATGCCGTTCAAAACATTAATGTGCCTGCGATTTTTGCCGAAACCACCATTAATCCTGCTTTAATTAAAACCGTCGCGAATGAAGCGGGGGTCACCCTAGCTCAACAAGAACTCTACTCTGACTCCATTGGCGCACCCAATGGCGAAGCTAACTCCTATTTAGGAATGTTGATCGTCAATACCCGCACGATTGTTCAAAACCTGGAAGGCAGTTACACCCCCTTTGCCAACAGTATCAACGAGGATTGA
- a CDS encoding metal ABC transporter ATP-binding protein, with amino-acid sequence MTSISFPRHPRERIQICNLEVQYRRVLALTDVSCQVSPGRVTGMIGPNGAGKSTLMKAMLGLVNPIRGTVYFRETPLKEQLETVAYLPQRSKIDWTYPATVWDVVMMGRVRKTGWFNRFSSVSKRLAVEALERVGMSEFRDRAIGQLSGGQQQRVFIARALAEEAHIFCFDEPFAGIDQKTEQIIFDLLHELAEAGKIVLVVHHDLGESILNFDDLILLNRELVAHGTRQQVLNRDNLQRAYGAQVAFFSQQAA; translated from the coding sequence ATGACCAGTATTAGTTTTCCGCGTCATCCGAGGGAACGGATTCAAATTTGCAATTTAGAAGTTCAGTATCGACGGGTACTGGCTTTAACGGATGTGAGTTGTCAAGTGAGCCCTGGACGAGTCACAGGAATGATTGGTCCGAATGGGGCGGGAAAAAGTACCCTCATGAAAGCAATGCTAGGGTTAGTGAATCCGATTCGGGGAACAGTTTATTTTCGAGAAACTCCCCTAAAGGAACAACTAGAAACGGTTGCTTATTTACCCCAACGCTCGAAAATTGATTGGACGTATCCGGCGACGGTTTGGGATGTTGTCATGATGGGTCGGGTGCGGAAAACGGGCTGGTTTAACCGCTTTTCTAGTGTCTCGAAACGGTTAGCAGTAGAGGCTTTGGAACGGGTGGGAATGAGTGAATTTCGCGATCGCGCGATCGGTCAACTTTCAGGAGGACAGCAACAACGGGTATTTATTGCGAGAGCCTTAGCGGAAGAAGCCCATATTTTTTGTTTTGATGAGCCTTTTGCAGGAATTGATCAAAAAACCGAGCAGATTATTTTTGATCTCCTCCATGAACTGGCGGAAGCGGGAAAAATTGTTTTAGTCGTTCATCATGATTTAGGAGAATCCATTCTTAATTTTGATGATTTAATTTTGCTCAATCGGGAATTAGTCGCTCATGGGACTCGTCAACAGGTTTTAAATCGGGATAATCTGCAACGGGCTTATGGCGCTCAGGTGGCGTTTTTCTCGCAACAAGCAGCGTGA
- a CDS encoding metal ABC transporter permease: protein MDILIEPLQYSFMQRSLLTAILVGIICASVGTYLMVQRLALLGEAVSHSVLPGLAIAFILGIDIFVGAFIAGVISAVMIAWVRTRSPIKEDAAMGIIYSAFFSLGITLISIVQKNNKVDLLHFLFGNILGVTTRDVVNTAVITVLVLTVIVLFYKELLFYTFDPEGAQAAGLPIHLLDLGLIILMSLTIVASLTTVGLALVVAMLITPGATAYLLVKRLQQMMIFGSVIGVIASISGMYLSYYFNLPSGPAIVMVAFGCFMLAFLFSPTHGILTHPNRLGSGQSQIWREIKGLIAGKQ, encoded by the coding sequence ATGGATATACTAATTGAACCTTTACAATATAGCTTCATGCAGCGATCGCTGCTGACGGCGATTTTAGTCGGGATTATTTGTGCTTCTGTCGGAACGTATTTGATGGTACAGCGACTGGCGTTACTGGGAGAAGCTGTCAGTCATTCTGTTTTACCGGGGCTGGCGATCGCGTTTATTTTAGGGATTGATATTTTTGTTGGGGCGTTTATCGCTGGGGTGATCTCTGCGGTGATGATTGCTTGGGTGAGGACGCGATCGCCGATCAAAGAAGATGCTGCAATGGGAATTATCTATTCCGCTTTCTTCTCCTTGGGGATTACACTGATTTCTATTGTCCAGAAAAATAATAAGGTTGATCTCCTCCACTTTCTCTTCGGAAATATTTTAGGAGTTACAACCAGAGATGTGGTGAATACTGCGGTTATTACCGTCCTTGTTTTAACCGTAATCGTCCTCTTTTACAAAGAATTGCTCTTTTATACCTTTGATCCCGAAGGCGCACAAGCAGCAGGATTACCGATTCATCTTCTTGACTTAGGCTTAATTATTTTAATGTCTCTGACCATTGTGGCGAGTCTGACGACGGTGGGTTTAGCCTTAGTGGTAGCCATGTTAATCACTCCTGGTGCGACGGCTTATTTACTGGTGAAACGCTTACAGCAGATGATGATTTTCGGGTCAGTGATTGGCGTAATCGCAAGTATTAGTGGAATGTATTTAAGTTACTACTTTAATCTTCCGTCGGGACCGGCGATTGTGATGGTAGCATTTGGCTGTTTTATGCTGGCGTTTCTGTTTAGTCCCACTCATGGGATTTTGACCCATCCCAATAGACTAGGTTCGGGTCAATCCCAAATTTGGCGAGAAATTAAGGGGTTGATTGCTGGGAAGCAATAA
- a CDS encoding RNA-guided endonuclease TnpB family protein has product MYGCQQNRVKFNSEIIPVLEHICSTANNLTNCGIYLARQQWFEQKKIVGKYDLEKALKQQVNFKALHSQCAQQVLRSVVESFKSFQGLRKAFFKGEISDHPKLPTYRDKGGMAVTSYPKQALKLKSGQVRVPLGKTIKTWFGLSEFFVPFPSNLEWESIKELRILPRNREFYIEWVYERLEPEVNINSKEALGIDSGIDNWLTCVSTIGESFIIDGRKLKSLNQNYNRRVSSLKEGKPQGYWDFELARITEKRNRQIRDAVNKAAKMVINYCLNKDIGIIVFGWNKGQRQGVNIGRKNNQNFVQIPTAKLKNRIQQLAEEHGIEFVETEESYTSKASFLDRDLLPTFGEKPERWQPSGQRVTRGCYQDSKGRIVNADANAAANILRKVEIQLGLVLAKVCRAALNLPQRFYLWNSKRKTRSIMALGGAVC; this is encoded by the coding sequence ATGTACGGATGCCAACAGAATCGAGTTAAATTTAATTCAGAGATAATACCTGTCCTTGAACATATCTGCTCCACTGCCAACAATCTAACCAATTGTGGAATCTATTTAGCTCGTCAACAATGGTTTGAACAGAAAAAAATTGTTGGTAAATATGATCTAGAAAAAGCGTTGAAACAACAAGTCAACTTTAAGGCTTTGCACTCTCAGTGCGCTCAACAAGTGTTAAGGAGTGTCGTTGAATCATTTAAGTCTTTTCAAGGTCTAAGGAAAGCGTTTTTCAAAGGAGAAATTAGTGACCACCCTAAGCTCCCAACCTATAGAGATAAAGGAGGAATGGCGGTTACTTCCTACCCAAAACAAGCTCTGAAGTTAAAAAGCGGTCAAGTTAGAGTTCCTTTAGGGAAGACGATTAAGACATGGTTCGGTCTCTCAGAATTTTTTGTTCCTTTTCCTTCTAATCTTGAATGGGAAAGCATTAAAGAGTTAAGAATCCTTCCTAGAAACCGAGAGTTTTATATCGAATGGGTGTATGAAAGACTTGAACCAGAAGTAAATATTAATTCCAAAGAAGCTCTTGGTATTGATTCTGGTATTGATAACTGGTTAACTTGCGTTTCCACCATTGGAGAGTCTTTTATCATTGATGGGAGAAAACTTAAATCTCTCAATCAGAACTATAACCGTCGAGTGTCTTCTCTTAAGGAGGGAAAACCTCAAGGTTATTGGGACTTTGAGTTAGCTAGAATCACCGAAAAACGAAACCGTCAAATCCGAGATGCTGTTAATAAAGCAGCGAAAATGGTGATTAACTATTGCCTTAATAAAGATATAGGAATCATCGTTTTCGGTTGGAATAAAGGTCAACGTCAAGGAGTCAATATCGGACGAAAGAATAATCAAAACTTTGTACAAATTCCCACAGCTAAGTTAAAAAATCGGATTCAGCAGTTAGCAGAGGAACACGGTATTGAGTTTGTAGAAACTGAAGAGTCTTATACCTCAAAAGCCTCGTTCTTAGACCGTGATTTGCTACCGACTTTTGGTGAAAAACCCGAAAGGTGGCAACCATCAGGACAAAGAGTGACCAGAGGGTGCTATCAAGATTCAAAAGGAAGAATTGTAAATGCCGATGCAAACGCAGCAGCAAACATCCTCCGAAAAGTAGAGATACAGCTAGGATTAGTCCTAGCCAAGGTCTGTAGAGCAGCTTTGAACCTGCCCCAGAGATTTTATCTTTGGAACTCCAAACGAAAAACGCGAAGCATTATGGCTTTAGGAGGGGCTGTGTGCTGA
- the acs gene encoding acetate--CoA ligase, whose translation MSQPTIESILEEKRLFSPSQEFAEQAHIKSQAEYEELYAAAKENPEQFWADLAEQELDWFEKWNQVLDWQPPFAKWFVGGKLNISYNCLDRHLSTWRKNKAALIWEGEPGDSRTYTYAQLHREVCLMANVLKQLGVQKGDRVAIYLPMIPEAAIAMLACARIGAPHSVVFGGFSAEALKTRLVDAEAKLVITADGGFRKDKVVSLKPEVDKAIANNGAPSVENVLVVQRTEEKVQMEPGRDHWWHDLKAGVSANCPAEVMDSEDLLFILYTSGTTGKPKGVVHTTAGYNLYTHTTLKFAFDLKDTDVYWCTADVGWITGHSYIVYGPLSNGATTVMYEGAPRPSNPGCMWDIVEKYGVTIFYTAPTAIRAFIKQGEHYPNARDLSSLRLLGTVGEPINPEAWMWYHRIIGKEKCPIVDTWWQTETGGFMITPLPGAIPTKPGSATLPFPGILADVVDLDGNPIKANEGGYLVVKHPWPGMMRTVYKDPDRFRRTYWEHIAPKDGQYFYFAGDGARKDDDGYFWVMGRVDDVINVAGHRLGTMEVESALVSHPAVAEAAVVGRKDEVKGEEVFAFVTLESDYEGSDALTQELKQHVANEIGAIARPGEIRFTDAMPKTRSGKIMRRLLRNLASGEEVAGDTSTLEDRGVLDKLRGG comes from the coding sequence ATGTCACAACCTACGATTGAATCGATCTTAGAAGAAAAACGTTTGTTTTCTCCCTCTCAGGAATTTGCAGAACAAGCGCATATCAAAAGTCAAGCGGAATACGAAGAACTCTATGCAGCAGCAAAGGAAAATCCAGAGCAATTCTGGGCTGATTTAGCTGAACAAGAACTGGATTGGTTTGAAAAGTGGAATCAAGTCCTCGATTGGCAACCCCCTTTTGCGAAATGGTTTGTCGGTGGGAAACTGAATATTTCCTACAACTGTTTAGATCGCCACCTCAGCACTTGGCGCAAAAATAAAGCAGCTTTAATCTGGGAAGGAGAACCAGGAGACTCGCGTACCTATACCTATGCCCAATTGCATCGTGAAGTTTGTCTGATGGCAAATGTTTTGAAGCAGTTGGGAGTGCAAAAAGGCGATCGCGTGGCGATTTATTTACCCATGATTCCTGAAGCCGCGATCGCGATGTTAGCCTGTGCCAGAATTGGTGCACCTCACAGTGTCGTCTTTGGTGGCTTTAGTGCCGAAGCCCTCAAAACTCGTCTGGTGGATGCAGAAGCAAAGTTGGTCATCACTGCTGATGGCGGTTTCCGCAAAGATAAAGTCGTCTCCCTGAAACCAGAAGTGGATAAAGCCATTGCCAATAATGGTGCGCCCAGTGTGGAAAATGTCCTCGTTGTGCAACGTACCGAAGAAAAAGTCCAGATGGAACCAGGGCGCGATCACTGGTGGCACGATCTCAAAGCAGGGGTTTCCGCCAATTGTCCGGCGGAAGTGATGGATAGTGAAGATCTGCTCTTCATTCTCTACACTTCTGGCACAACAGGCAAACCGAAAGGGGTTGTTCACACCACAGCTGGATATAATCTCTATACCCATACCACTTTGAAATTTGCCTTTGACCTGAAAGACACGGATGTCTATTGGTGTACTGCCGATGTTGGCTGGATTACTGGACACAGCTACATTGTCTATGGCCCCCTCTCTAATGGGGCAACTACAGTCATGTATGAAGGCGCACCTCGTCCGTCTAATCCTGGTTGTATGTGGGATATTGTAGAAAAATATGGCGTGACCATTTTCTATACCGCCCCCACGGCAATTCGCGCGTTTATCAAACAGGGAGAACATTATCCCAACGCTCGCGATTTATCTTCCTTGCGATTATTAGGAACAGTGGGCGAACCGATTAACCCTGAAGCCTGGATGTGGTATCACCGCATTATTGGTAAGGAAAAATGCCCCATTGTCGATACGTGGTGGCAAACGGAAACTGGGGGCTTTATGATTACACCGCTTCCTGGTGCAATTCCCACTAAACCTGGTTCGGCAACCTTACCTTTTCCTGGCATTCTCGCGGATGTTGTTGATTTAGATGGCAATCCCATCAAAGCCAATGAAGGGGGATATCTCGTGGTTAAACATCCTTGGCCTGGCATGATGCGGACGGTTTATAAAGATCCTGATCGCTTCCGTCGCACCTATTGGGAACATATTGCGCCCAAAGATGGACAATATTTCTACTTTGCTGGTGATGGCGCACGGAAAGATGATGATGGTTATTTCTGGGTCATGGGTCGTGTTGATGATGTCATTAATGTCGCGGGACACCGCCTCGGAACAATGGAAGTGGAATCAGCGCTTGTTTCTCATCCCGCCGTTGCAGAAGCTGCTGTTGTCGGACGTAAAGATGAGGTGAAAGGTGAAGAAGTCTTTGCATTTGTCACCCTTGAAAGTGATTATGAAGGGAGTGATGCTTTGACCCAAGAATTAAAACAGCACGTTGCCAACGAAATTGGCGCGATCGCGCGTCCAGGAGAAATTCGCTTTACCGATGCTATGCCTAAAACCCGCTCTGGCAAAATCATGCGCCGTCTTTTACGAAATTTAGCTTCTGGCGAAGAGGTCGCTGGGGATACCTCCACCTTAGAAGATCGCGGTGTTCTAGATAAACTCCGTGGCGGTTAA
- a CDS encoding GTP-binding protein: MTANSSSQQTHLNQARASLSQALSWYGNARRHGSSPPNSELQAAVKEDLQSIKAAYDKLDETIIRIATFGLVSRGKSAVINALVGKKVMTTGPVHGVTRWPQTIRWTPSSGKVQIELIDTPGLDEVEGEERAQMAQTIAQQADLILFVVAGDITRTEYQALCELRQAKKPILLVFNKVDLYPDKDRQVIYEQLRELGTGKEEEALEQLLSPREIVMVSAEPAPMYVRVEQANGEISYEREEQPPQVEALKEAILDILNREGRSLLALNALLQAQTAETHLAEETICLRQEEAETLIWDYARYKAIAVAVNPIAIFDLIGGTFADLALIRGLARLYGLPMTSYEAGKLWRRILISSGTLLFGEIGTSALFGLGKSSALIGASWGSPSAILSYAGLAATQGAIAGYGAYTVGQAAQEYLKQGCSWGPLGPSTVIKDILSQVDGDTIIYRLKQELSHH; this comes from the coding sequence ATGACAGCAAATTCTTCTTCCCAGCAAACCCATCTTAACCAAGCCCGAGCCAGTCTCTCCCAAGCACTATCGTGGTATGGGAACGCCCGTCGTCATGGTTCGTCTCCTCCCAATAGTGAACTGCAAGCAGCCGTCAAAGAAGACTTACAGAGTATCAAAGCAGCTTATGATAAGCTCGATGAAACTATAATTCGCATTGCTACTTTTGGCTTAGTGAGTCGAGGAAAGTCAGCGGTCATCAATGCGCTAGTGGGTAAAAAAGTGATGACCACAGGCCCGGTTCATGGCGTAACCCGGTGGCCCCAAACCATTCGTTGGACTCCCTCCAGTGGGAAAGTCCAAATTGAATTAATCGACACCCCTGGTTTAGATGAGGTAGAAGGGGAAGAACGGGCCCAAATGGCGCAAACGATCGCGCAACAAGCGGATTTAATTCTGTTTGTCGTCGCTGGAGATATCACCCGCACGGAGTATCAAGCCCTCTGTGAATTAAGACAAGCGAAAAAGCCCATTTTATTAGTTTTTAACAAAGTAGATCTCTATCCTGATAAAGATCGACAAGTGATTTACGAACAACTGCGGGAACTGGGAACGGGGAAAGAAGAGGAAGCCTTAGAACAACTGTTATCCCCCAGAGAAATTGTCATGGTTTCGGCGGAACCTGCACCGATGTATGTGCGGGTAGAGCAAGCCAATGGGGAAATTAGCTACGAACGGGAAGAACAGCCCCCGCAAGTGGAAGCCCTCAAGGAAGCCATTTTAGATATCTTAAACCGAGAAGGACGATCGCTGCTGGCTTTAAATGCCCTCCTACAAGCGCAAACGGCTGAGACTCATCTCGCGGAAGAAACCATCTGCTTGCGTCAAGAAGAAGCAGAAACCTTGATTTGGGATTACGCCAGATATAAGGCGATCGCGGTTGCGGTTAATCCTATTGCCATTTTTGACCTCATCGGCGGAACATTTGCTGATTTGGCGTTAATTCGGGGCTTAGCGAGACTTTATGGCTTACCCATGACCAGCTATGAAGCGGGGAAACTGTGGCGGAGGATTTTGATTAGTTCCGGAACCTTATTATTTGGTGAAATTGGCACCAGTGCCTTATTTGGTTTAGGGAAAAGCAGTGCTTTAATTGGAGCTAGTTGGGGCAGTCCTAGTGCAATTTTATCTTATGCGGGGTTAGCAGCCACTCAGGGCGCGATCGCGGGTTACGGGGCTTATACCGTCGGACAAGCAGCACAAGAATACTTGAAACAGGGCTGTAGTTGGGGCCCATTAGGTCCGAGTACGGTCATTAAAGATATTCTCTCGCAAGTCGATGGAGATACGATCATTTATCGCTTGAAGCAAGAGTTGAGTCATCATTAA